The nucleotide window AGCACGCTAAGGAAGTATTGGGAGGAATGAAACGTATAGAAATAGATGTTGAACAAGAAATGGTGGAGGAGATAATTAAGCTGTTTCCCAACGCTAAAGTTGACTCATCAACTACAAAATCCATTGAACTTTTGCCGAAGAGTTTCAAGAACGAAATATTAAAGATAATTATTGAGAAGAAATTGGAACCAAGGGAAGCCTTAAGGGAGGCAATAAAAAAGTTTAAAGGGGATATTTGATGTTAGATTTAATTTATCTGTCAGTAATTATCTTCATTGCTTCTATACCTACTGGTGCATTTGCATACGGATTTTCATCCACAGCAACACCGTTACTTCTCATAAGGTATACTAACAAGCAGATCTCCCCAATATTGAACTTTATAGAGATGTTTCAAAATTTAACGAATGTTATTTTAAATTTTAAAAATTACAGTATAAGATCTTTGGTATTCACAATTTTCGGGACTCCCGGTGTACTTATAGGTTCTATAGTAGGGGCATATATCCTAAAAATTTCGGCAAATGAAACCCTCTTTAAGGTTATAGTTTACAGTATATTAATACCACTAATCTTATTGCAAGCTGCTGGTTTTAGAAAAGAGATAGGTTTGGAGAAGTGGAAAAAAATAGGATATTTAGTAACCTTTCCAGTAGGTGTCTTGTATGGCGTAACAACAATAAGTGGACCACCTTTAGCACTCATAATAAATAATCAAGGGTTAACAAAACAAGAATTTAAGTTCGCTATAGCGGTACTTAGAACAGTAGAAAGCGTTTCAACTTTTGGCGCCTACCTTACTTTAGGAATCTTTAACCCACAAGTAA belongs to Saccharolobus solfataricus and includes:
- a CDS encoding DUF6955 family protein; its protein translation is MEVKIYIWLNEELSRKFEELGLKHAKEVLGGMKRIEIDVEQEMVEEIIKLFPNAKVDSSTTKSIELLPKSFKNEILKIIIEKKLEPREALREAIKKFKGDI
- a CDS encoding TSUP family transporter, translating into MSVIIFIASIPTGAFAYGFSSTATPLLLIRYTNKQISPILNFIEMFQNLTNVILNFKNYSIRSLVFTIFGTPGVLIGSIVGAYILKISANETLFKVIVYSILIPLILLQAAGFRKEIGLEKWKKIGYLVTFPVGVLYGVTTISGPPLALIINNQGLTKQEFKFAIAVLRTVESVSTFGAYLTLGIFNPQVIYYATVTSPAVIAGMLIGIFMGNVIKHKEDFRRLVMSFDSWISGYGLSFNLAKVVDYGVWYWPMTAIIAIDLYLLLRYIKGRRRLLK